From Cellulosimicrobium cellulans, the proteins below share one genomic window:
- a CDS encoding MFS transporter, protein MSATPEPSAVTAQPAPEDAPGAAPEPGTETVPGAVRDEAPDPRAALRSRPFRLLSVAWGFTNFADSVLAIILAVWVKDLTGSNGAAGLVFAALGLPALASPLLGQLADRVSRRRMLVVTYLVGAVSLLALLAVRGPEQVWLVFVVTVVYSGVGFATAAAQAGLVRDMLPDEAIAPANGRLTTIDQVFRLLMPVVGAGAYALAGAWPLVIAASVAFAVAGTVIGRIRLVETPPTPAAEREPYLAELTAGFRHLVRTAPLGVLTLAMLVAFAGVGLLNAVSLAIVEDGLGLAPELLGPISSVQALTAIVAGLTAARLVARWGAQRLVALGLLVLALGIVPATGTNVVAIVLGLGAVGLGATWSIVGFVTERQLRTPPGLQGRVAAASLLLVNVPQLVLTVVGAALVGAVDYRALLVVTVVGILVAAVVSLRGRRATGEPAAR, encoded by the coding sequence ATGAGCGCGACCCCCGAGCCGAGCGCCGTCACCGCCCAGCCCGCCCCCGAGGACGCACCCGGGGCGGCGCCGGAGCCCGGCACCGAGACCGTTCCCGGCGCCGTCCGTGACGAGGCCCCGGACCCCCGCGCCGCGCTGCGGTCCCGCCCGTTCCGGCTCCTGTCGGTCGCGTGGGGGTTCACGAACTTCGCCGACTCGGTCCTCGCGATCATCCTCGCCGTGTGGGTGAAGGACCTCACCGGGTCGAACGGCGCCGCGGGGCTCGTGTTCGCGGCGCTCGGCCTGCCGGCGCTGGCGTCCCCGCTCCTCGGGCAGCTCGCCGACCGGGTGTCGCGGCGACGGATGCTCGTCGTCACGTACCTCGTCGGTGCCGTGAGCCTCCTCGCCCTCCTCGCCGTCCGTGGGCCGGAGCAGGTCTGGCTCGTGTTCGTCGTGACGGTGGTCTACTCGGGCGTCGGGTTCGCGACCGCGGCGGCCCAGGCGGGCCTCGTGCGGGACATGCTGCCGGACGAGGCGATCGCCCCCGCGAACGGCCGGCTCACGACGATCGACCAGGTCTTCCGCCTCCTCATGCCGGTCGTCGGCGCGGGCGCCTACGCGCTCGCGGGCGCCTGGCCGCTCGTGATCGCCGCCTCGGTCGCGTTCGCCGTCGCGGGCACGGTCATCGGCCGGATCCGGCTCGTCGAGACGCCCCCGACCCCGGCCGCCGAGCGCGAGCCCTACCTGGCGGAGCTGACGGCGGGCTTCCGCCACCTCGTGCGGACCGCGCCGCTCGGCGTGCTCACCCTGGCCATGCTCGTGGCGTTCGCCGGGGTCGGGCTGCTCAACGCGGTCAGCCTCGCGATCGTCGAGGACGGGCTCGGTCTGGCCCCGGAGCTGCTGGGTCCCATCTCCTCGGTCCAGGCGCTCACGGCGATCGTCGCGGGGCTCACGGCCGCCCGTCTCGTCGCCCGCTGGGGCGCGCAGCGGCTCGTCGCCCTCGGGCTGCTGGTGCTCGCGCTCGGCATCGTGCCCGCGACGGGGACGAACGTCGTGGCGATCGTGCTCGGGCTGGGCGCGGTCGGGCTCGGCGCGACGTGGTCCATCGTCGGCTTCGTCACCGAGCGGCAGCTCCGCACGCCCCCGGGTCTCCAGGGGCGCGTCGCCGCCGCCAGCCTGCTGCTGGTCAACGTCCCGCAGCTCGTGCTGACCGTGGTGGGCGCGGCCCTCGTGGGCGCCGTCGACTACCGCGCCCTGCTCGTCGTGACCGTGGTCGGCATCCTCGTCGCGGCGGTCGTCTCGCTCCGCGGCCGCCGCGCCACCGGCGAACCTGCGGCCCGATGA
- the orn gene encoding oligoribonuclease: MSPVNANERIVWIDCEMTGLDLGADALVEVAAVVTDSELNVLGDGVDVLVRPPAAALEQMGDFVRQMHTTSGLLDELDGGLTLAEAEQRVLDYVRAWVPEPGKAPLAGNSVGTDKGFLDRDMPALMSHLHYRIIDVSSVKELSRRWYPRAYFSSPEKHGGHRALADILESIDELRYYRAAVFVPQPGPDSATARKVAEQVVATSVTRGRTRPADADTGTSVATVTGSADS; encoded by the coding sequence GTGAGTCCTGTGAACGCGAACGAACGCATCGTCTGGATCGACTGCGAGATGACCGGGCTGGACCTGGGCGCCGACGCCCTCGTCGAGGTCGCCGCCGTGGTCACCGACTCCGAGCTCAACGTGCTCGGTGACGGGGTCGACGTCCTCGTCCGGCCCCCGGCCGCGGCGCTCGAGCAGATGGGCGACTTCGTCCGCCAGATGCACACGACCTCCGGGCTGCTCGACGAGCTCGACGGGGGCCTGACGCTCGCCGAGGCCGAGCAGCGCGTCCTCGACTACGTCCGCGCGTGGGTCCCCGAACCGGGCAAGGCACCGCTGGCCGGCAACTCCGTCGGGACCGACAAGGGCTTCCTCGACCGCGACATGCCCGCGCTCATGAGCCACCTGCACTACCGGATCATCGACGTGTCCTCCGTCAAGGAGCTCTCGCGCCGCTGGTACCCGCGGGCGTACTTCTCGTCGCCGGAGAAGCACGGCGGTCACCGCGCGCTCGCGGACATCCTCGAGAGCATCGACGAGCTGCGCTACTACCGCGCCGCCGTGTTCGTCCCGCAGCCCGGCCCCGACTCCGCGACGGCGCGCAAGGTCGCCGAGCAGGTCGTGGCGACGAGCGTCACGCGCGGCCGGACCCGACCGGCGGACGCCGACACGGGGACCTCCGTGGCCACGGTCACAGGGTCCGCCGACTCCTGA
- a CDS encoding class I adenylate-forming enzyme family protein, which produces MPVAHQVLTHAADPAVRDRPALRTPERSRTYAALAADVRAGATHLSATGTRPGDLVAVSLPDPLDQLTAVLAADHAGATPLVCDPAWPRAHRAEVLRTLAPRTFVEVPLPRGTGALPDLVPGLAPQGGASPGTGHVAAPDDLAWAGFSSGSTGRPRAVVRTRASWAGSFDDVTRLLGLSPADTVLVPGPLASSLYCFAAVHTLAVGACAYLTRTPAATTSALASSDVVHLVPQVLDDVLDAVAAGAPSRLRHAVVGGASLAPEARSRAAALGIDVLAYYGAVELSFVAYDPDGSGLRAFPGVDLAVRPLPAASVGEVWVRSPWVSRGYLARATGPLRRDGAWSTVGDLADPVPEPPAPAGPSSASGGLVLRGRGDGAILTGGSTVVPEDVEVVLRAVPGVRDVVVLGTAHRRLGAVVSAVVECDDRPGLRAHLERVARAALAPAQRPRRWYGTRALPRTPSGKPARGAVSEALRGTEPARSGLEPLR; this is translated from the coding sequence GTGCCCGTCGCCCACCAGGTCCTGACGCACGCCGCCGACCCGGCGGTGCGCGACCGTCCCGCCCTGCGCACCCCTGAGCGGTCGCGCACCTACGCCGCGCTCGCCGCGGACGTGCGCGCCGGCGCGACCCACCTCAGCGCGACGGGCACGCGCCCTGGCGACCTCGTCGCCGTGTCCCTGCCCGACCCGCTGGACCAGCTGACCGCGGTGCTCGCCGCCGACCACGCCGGCGCGACACCGCTGGTGTGCGACCCGGCGTGGCCGCGCGCGCACCGCGCGGAGGTGCTGCGCACGCTCGCCCCGCGCACGTTCGTCGAGGTGCCGCTGCCGCGCGGGACCGGTGCCCTCCCCGACCTCGTGCCGGGGCTCGCCCCGCAGGGGGGTGCGAGCCCCGGCACGGGCCACGTGGCCGCCCCGGACGACCTCGCGTGGGCGGGGTTCTCGTCGGGCAGCACGGGCCGGCCGCGCGCCGTCGTGCGCACGCGCGCGTCGTGGGCGGGGTCGTTCGACGACGTCACGCGGCTCCTCGGCCTGAGCCCCGCCGACACCGTCCTCGTCCCGGGGCCGCTCGCGTCCTCGCTCTACTGCTTCGCCGCCGTGCACACGCTCGCGGTCGGCGCGTGCGCGTACCTCACGCGCACCCCGGCGGCCACGACCTCCGCGCTCGCGAGCAGCGACGTCGTGCACCTCGTGCCGCAGGTCCTCGACGACGTGCTCGACGCCGTCGCCGCAGGAGCGCCGTCCCGGCTGCGGCACGCGGTCGTCGGCGGCGCGTCGCTCGCCCCGGAAGCGCGGTCGCGCGCGGCGGCGCTCGGCATCGACGTGCTCGCGTACTACGGCGCCGTCGAGCTGTCCTTCGTCGCCTACGACCCGGACGGGTCGGGGCTGCGCGCGTTCCCCGGCGTCGACCTGGCCGTGCGACCCCTGCCCGCGGCGAGCGTCGGCGAGGTCTGGGTCCGCTCGCCCTGGGTCTCGCGGGGCTACCTCGCGCGCGCCACCGGCCCCCTGCGCCGCGACGGCGCGTGGAGCACCGTCGGCGACCTCGCCGACCCCGTGCCCGAACCCCCGGCTCCGGCCGGTCCCTCGTCGGCGTCCGGCGGGCTCGTGCTGCGCGGCCGCGGGGACGGGGCGATCCTCACCGGCGGGTCGACCGTCGTGCCCGAGGACGTCGAGGTCGTGCTGCGCGCCGTGCCGGGGGTCCGGGACGTCGTCGTGCTCGGGACCGCGCACCGTCGCCTCGGGGCGGTCGTGAGCGCGGTCGTGGAGTGCGACGACCGGCCGGGGCTGCGCGCCCACCTGGAGCGCGTCGCGCGCGCCGCCCTCGCCCCGGCGCAGCGGCCCCGGCGCTGGTACGGCACGCGCGCCCTCCCCCGGACCCCGTCGGGCAAGCCCGCGCGCGGTGCCGTGAGCGAGGCGCTGCGCGGGACCGAGCCCGCTCGGTCGGGCCTGGAGCCGCTGCGATGA
- a CDS encoding thiolase family protein, translated as MTAPGAWADAPVVVAARRTWVGTAGHGHRSLAEVDLAAGALGATLDDARSLGFEADVADVVLGCCTGPGGNVARTAALAAGLGVAVPGLTVDRQCGSGLAAVLLAAQQVRAGEARLVLAGGTESASRAPARAHRTPWGDVPYARAAFAPTPWADPGMGAAADALARRRGVTRERQEAYAVRSHARALAAHAGGRFSAETVRVGAPGRALARDERARHLDPAVLVRLSPAFTPGGTVTAATASPVSDGAAAVAVVPERVRRGLGVPGLRVLASATVGCDPALPGWGPVPAVRAALDRAGARLDDVAAVEVVEAFAAQVLAVTDALGLDPLGDPDDDARVCADGGALALGHPWGASGAVSVVRLFSRLVRAGAPAGTLGLATAAVGGGLGVATVLEVVR; from the coding sequence ATGACCGCGCCCGGGGCGTGGGCGGACGCACCCGTGGTCGTGGCCGCGCGCCGCACGTGGGTCGGGACGGCCGGGCACGGGCACCGGTCGCTGGCCGAGGTCGACCTCGCGGCCGGGGCGCTCGGCGCGACCCTCGACGACGCGCGGTCCCTCGGGTTCGAGGCCGACGTCGCCGACGTCGTGCTGGGGTGCTGCACCGGGCCGGGCGGGAACGTCGCCCGCACCGCGGCGCTCGCCGCGGGCCTCGGCGTCGCCGTCCCCGGCCTCACGGTCGACCGCCAGTGCGGCTCCGGTCTCGCGGCCGTGCTCCTCGCCGCGCAGCAGGTCCGGGCCGGCGAGGCCCGTCTCGTGCTCGCGGGCGGGACGGAGAGCGCGTCGCGCGCCCCGGCCCGCGCCCACCGCACGCCGTGGGGCGACGTGCCGTACGCGCGCGCGGCGTTCGCTCCGACGCCGTGGGCCGACCCGGGCATGGGGGCGGCCGCCGACGCGCTCGCGCGCCGCCGCGGCGTGACCCGCGAGCGCCAGGAGGCGTACGCGGTGCGCAGCCACGCGCGCGCCCTCGCCGCGCACGCGGGCGGGCGGTTCAGCGCCGAGACCGTCCGGGTCGGCGCGCCGGGCCGGGCGCTCGCGCGCGACGAGCGGGCACGGCACCTCGACCCCGCGGTGCTCGTGAGGCTGTCGCCGGCCTTCACACCCGGCGGCACCGTCACGGCCGCGACCGCGAGCCCCGTGAGCGACGGCGCGGCGGCCGTCGCGGTCGTGCCCGAGCGCGTCCGCCGCGGCCTCGGGGTCCCTGGCCTGCGCGTGCTCGCGTCGGCGACGGTCGGCTGCGACCCGGCGCTGCCCGGGTGGGGTCCTGTCCCCGCGGTGCGCGCCGCGCTCGACCGCGCGGGCGCGCGGCTGGACGACGTCGCGGCGGTCGAGGTCGTCGAGGCGTTCGCCGCGCAGGTCCTCGCGGTGACCGACGCGCTCGGCCTCGACCCGCTCGGCGACCCCGACGACGACGCACGGGTCTGCGCCGACGGCGGCGCGCTCGCGCTCGGGCACCCGTGGGGCGCGAGCGGTGCGGTGTCGGTCGTGCGGCTGTTCTCCCGGCTCGTCCGCGCGGGTGCGCCGGCCGGGACGCTCGGCCTCGCGACGGCCGCCGTCGGCGGCGGGCTGGGTGTCGCGACCGTGCTGGAGGTCGTCCGGTGA
- a CDS encoding energy-coupling factor ABC transporter ATP-binding protein, protein MHVRLGERHVLRGVDLELRERRVGIVGANGSGKSTLARLLDGLVVPTSGRVLVDGLDTRRDGAAVRRRVGFVFTDPDAQIVMPTVAEDVAYSLRRHATAERDALVRAALARRGLADHADHPAHLLSGGQKQLLALTSVLAAGPRLVVADEPTTLLDLRNTRRFAAELAALPQQVVLVSHDLSLMDAMDRVLVVEGGRVVADDEPGPAVAHYLRLVDGAS, encoded by the coding sequence GTGCACGTGCGCCTCGGCGAGCGGCACGTGCTGCGCGGGGTCGACCTCGAGCTGCGCGAGCGGCGCGTGGGGATCGTCGGGGCCAACGGCTCGGGCAAGAGCACGCTCGCGCGCCTGCTCGACGGGCTCGTCGTGCCCACGTCCGGCCGCGTCCTGGTCGACGGGCTCGACACCCGCCGCGACGGCGCGGCGGTCCGGCGGCGCGTGGGGTTCGTGTTCACCGACCCGGACGCCCAGATCGTCATGCCGACCGTCGCGGAGGACGTCGCGTACTCGCTGCGTCGCCACGCAACGGCCGAGCGCGACGCCCTCGTGCGGGCGGCTCTCGCCCGGCGCGGCCTGGCGGACCACGCGGACCACCCCGCGCACCTCCTCTCGGGCGGGCAGAAGCAGCTCCTCGCGCTCACGTCCGTGCTCGCCGCCGGTCCGCGGCTCGTCGTCGCCGACGAGCCCACGACGCTCCTCGACCTGCGCAACACGCGACGGTTCGCCGCCGAGCTCGCGGCGCTGCCCCAGCAGGTCGTGCTCGTCTCGCACGACCTGTCGCTCATGGACGCGATGGACCGCGTGCTCGTCGTCGAGGGCGGCCGGGTCGTCGCGGACGACGAGCCGGGCCCCGCCGTCGCGCACTACCTGCGCCTCGTCGACGGGGCGTCGTGA
- a CDS encoding biotin transporter BioY produces MTDAPHDTVTTTPTPARTTSADAGPAHRSGFALDAGDAARVATFAALIAALGMPGSVALFGNAVPITLQTLGVMLAGTILGAWRGALAVATFLALAAAGLPVLAGGRGGLGAFVGPSAGYLLGFLVGAAVVGWLVDRLRRVTFVGVLVACLVGGIAVVYACGVPVQSAVTGVPLATTAQLSLAFLPGDVLKALAAAAITVGVVRAYPAARRSGRSTGRPAVADRTAS; encoded by the coding sequence GTGACCGACGCCCCGCACGACACCGTGACCACGACCCCGACGCCCGCCCGCACCACGAGCGCCGACGCGGGACCCGCCCACCGGAGCGGGTTCGCGCTCGACGCGGGCGACGCCGCGCGCGTCGCGACCTTCGCGGCGCTGATCGCCGCGCTCGGGATGCCCGGTTCGGTGGCGCTGTTCGGGAACGCCGTCCCGATCACCCTCCAGACGCTCGGCGTCATGCTCGCCGGCACGATCCTCGGTGCGTGGCGCGGCGCCCTCGCCGTCGCGACGTTCCTCGCGCTCGCGGCGGCGGGGCTCCCCGTCCTCGCGGGCGGGCGCGGCGGCCTCGGAGCGTTCGTCGGCCCGTCCGCCGGCTACCTGCTCGGCTTCCTCGTCGGGGCGGCGGTCGTGGGCTGGCTCGTCGACCGGCTGCGCCGGGTGACGTTCGTCGGTGTGCTCGTCGCGTGCCTCGTGGGCGGGATCGCGGTCGTGTACGCGTGCGGCGTGCCCGTCCAGTCGGCCGTCACGGGGGTGCCGCTCGCGACGACGGCACAGCTCTCCCTCGCGTTCCTCCCGGGCGACGTCCTCAAGGCGCTGGCCGCCGCGGCGATCACCGTCGGCGTGGTGCGGGCCTACCCGGCCGCGCGCCGGTCGGGCCGGTCCACGGGCCGTCCCGCGGTCGCCGACCGTACCGCCTCCTGA
- a CDS encoding energy-coupling factor transporter transmembrane component T family protein: MTPGTYRPGSSVLHRAPAGAKLAVLAAASAVVLLVSSPAGVCAVVLVVGALYAVAGVGWRAAWEQVRPLRLVVPVLLAVQWLALGPVPAVVLTTRLVALVALAGLVLLTTRTSAVLAAIERGLRPLRRLGVDVDRAALVLSLAVRCVPVVAALAQRVRDACRARGREHDVRAYAVPLVVGALRQADALGDALRARGLDD, translated from the coding sequence GTGACCCCGGGCACCTACCGGCCGGGGTCGTCGGTCCTGCACCGCGCCCCGGCCGGGGCCAAGCTCGCGGTGCTGGCGGCGGCGTCGGCCGTCGTGCTCCTCGTGTCGTCGCCGGCGGGGGTCTGCGCGGTGGTCCTCGTCGTCGGCGCGCTCTACGCGGTCGCGGGCGTGGGGTGGCGGGCGGCGTGGGAGCAGGTGCGCCCCCTGCGCCTCGTCGTGCCGGTGCTCCTCGCCGTCCAGTGGCTCGCCCTCGGGCCGGTGCCGGCGGTCGTGCTCACGACCCGGCTCGTCGCGCTCGTCGCGCTCGCGGGGCTCGTGCTGCTCACGACCCGGACGTCCGCCGTCCTCGCCGCGATCGAGCGCGGGCTGCGACCGCTGCGCCGCCTCGGCGTCGACGTCGACCGCGCGGCGCTCGTCCTGTCGCTCGCCGTGCGCTGCGTCCCCGTCGTCGCCGCGCTGGCGCAGCGCGTGCGCGACGCGTGCCGCGCCCGGGGCCGCGAGCACGACGTCCGCGCCTACGCCGTCCCGCTCGTCGTCGGCGCCCTGCGCCAGGCCGACGCGCTCGGCGACGCGCTGCGCGCCCGCGGCCTCGACGACTGA
- a CDS encoding ArsR/SmtB family transcription factor has protein sequence MSTPADPPASSPDDQAAPDDPAAAASSGPLPRGPRPEPGQVVARDPATIRALAHPLRLRILALLDDEGEVTATRCAEVTGESVASCSFHLRMLAKYGYVEPAGRRGKERPWRSVGRGRQTTFDPDVPETLHAAGAVASLMIDQEAARVRTWLAGAVSDDPQWLLASTMTGASFYATREELDALAREVEALTDRFRGRWDDPSLRPEGARRARLFSVVNADLPEAPR, from the coding sequence ATGAGCACGCCAGCCGACCCTCCCGCCAGCTCGCCGGACGACCAGGCGGCGCCGGACGACCCGGCCGCGGCCGCGTCGTCGGGACCCCTCCCGCGCGGCCCGCGGCCCGAGCCCGGGCAGGTCGTCGCCCGCGACCCGGCGACCATCCGGGCGCTCGCCCACCCGCTCCGCCTGCGGATCCTCGCGCTGCTCGACGACGAGGGCGAGGTGACCGCGACGCGGTGCGCCGAGGTCACGGGCGAGTCCGTCGCGAGCTGCTCCTTCCACCTGCGGATGCTCGCCAAGTACGGGTACGTGGAGCCGGCGGGGCGGCGTGGCAAGGAGCGGCCCTGGCGCTCGGTCGGGCGGGGGCGCCAGACCACGTTCGACCCCGACGTCCCGGAGACGCTGCACGCGGCCGGCGCGGTCGCGAGCCTCATGATCGACCAGGAGGCCGCGCGCGTGCGGACGTGGCTCGCCGGCGCCGTCTCCGACGACCCGCAGTGGCTCCTCGCCTCCACCATGACCGGCGCGTCCTTCTACGCGACCCGCGAGGAGCTCGACGCCCTCGCCCGCGAGGTCGAGGCGCTCACCGACCGGTTCCGGGGGCGCTGGGACGACCCGTCGCTCCGTCCCGAGGGTGCGCGCCGTGCGCGCCTCTTCTCCGTCGTCAACGCCGATCTCCCGGAGGCACCCCGATGA
- a CDS encoding phosphatase PAP2 family protein: MSAGERRAGGTSGGTSVREVLAAVWPGVLLVLAGVAGFVLLLDAVREQDDLWRLDEPLLAWMVAHRTPVVTGVLTVVTTVSGPFVLPVLVAVGCVVWARRTGTWWEPGLLAGAMLLATLVSTVLKAVIARPRPPDVSMVVAGVERSFSFPSGHTIGAATLVLVGGYLVWHRHHDAGVLAVWATASVLVIGAVAVSRLYLGYHFLTDVLAGLSLAVAVLGVVVVVSRAHDLVVARREVPGEATDRR, from the coding sequence ATGAGCGCGGGGGAGAGGCGGGCGGGCGGGACGTCGGGCGGCACGTCCGTGCGCGAGGTCCTCGCGGCCGTGTGGCCGGGCGTGCTCCTGGTGCTCGCCGGGGTCGCGGGGTTCGTCCTCCTCCTCGACGCGGTCCGCGAGCAGGACGACCTGTGGCGGCTCGACGAGCCGCTGCTCGCGTGGATGGTCGCGCACCGCACCCCGGTCGTGACGGGTGTCCTCACGGTGGTCACGACCGTGTCCGGCCCGTTCGTGCTGCCCGTCCTCGTCGCGGTCGGCTGCGTGGTGTGGGCGCGGCGCACGGGGACGTGGTGGGAACCCGGTCTGCTCGCGGGGGCCATGCTGCTCGCGACGCTCGTCTCGACCGTGCTCAAGGCCGTGATCGCCCGGCCGAGGCCCCCCGACGTGTCGATGGTCGTCGCCGGGGTCGAGCGCTCGTTCTCGTTCCCGTCCGGTCACACGATCGGTGCGGCGACGCTCGTCCTCGTCGGCGGCTACCTCGTGTGGCACCGCCACCACGACGCGGGGGTCCTCGCGGTCTGGGCGACCGCTTCCGTGCTCGTGATCGGCGCCGTCGCGGTGAGCAGGCTCTACCTCGGGTACCACTTCCTCACCGACGTCCTGGCGGGGTTGTCGCTCGCCGTGGCCGTGCTCGGCGTCGTGGTCGTGGTGAGCCGTGCCCACGACCTCGTGGTCGCGCGCCGAGAGGTTCCGGGAGAGGCGACCGATCGTCGCTAA
- a CDS encoding FHA domain-containing protein → MSAVVCPNGHPSESTDYCDVCGEPIGAASSPPAPTASGATPAPGAAPASAAAQPVQCPNCGSPAPGGALFCENCGYDFTTGALPDPVDPPSALSLDPPSRPTPPAPVTSAPSVPSAAGTPSGSTPPPLPTSAAAPAASTPSASTPPPLPAPGPGTAGEPAGPGEPTTSGTHLPTPPVPGPDQWVVEIWIDPDWYTAQQPEDPMPSAGLPGLVVLRERSVLVGRPSVSRGIHPQVDCGADTGVSRRHCQLSTDGQRWWVEDLQSSNGTYVSPAGEPLPTDPIPAGQRRELSDGDRVYLGAWTRLVVRKALPGEV, encoded by the coding sequence GTGAGCGCCGTCGTCTGCCCCAACGGGCACCCGTCGGAGTCGACCGACTACTGCGACGTGTGCGGCGAGCCGATCGGCGCGGCGTCGTCCCCGCCCGCGCCCACGGCGAGCGGGGCGACACCCGCACCCGGCGCGGCCCCGGCGTCCGCCGCCGCGCAGCCGGTCCAGTGCCCGAACTGCGGGTCGCCGGCGCCCGGCGGGGCGCTGTTCTGCGAGAACTGCGGCTACGACTTCACGACGGGCGCGCTGCCCGACCCGGTCGACCCGCCGTCCGCGCTCTCGCTCGACCCGCCGTCGCGCCCGACGCCGCCCGCGCCCGTGACGTCTGCGCCGTCCGTGCCGTCCGCGGCGGGCACGCCCTCGGGGTCCACGCCGCCCCCGCTGCCGACCTCTGCGGCAGCCCCTGCGGCGTCGACCCCGTCGGCGTCGACCCCGCCCCCGCTGCCCGCCCCGGGCCCGGGCACCGCGGGCGAGCCTGCCGGGCCGGGCGAGCCGACGACGTCGGGCACCCACCTCCCGACGCCACCGGTCCCCGGGCCGGACCAGTGGGTCGTGGAGATCTGGATCGACCCCGACTGGTACACGGCGCAGCAGCCCGAGGACCCGATGCCCTCGGCGGGCCTGCCCGGCCTCGTCGTGCTGCGCGAGCGCAGCGTGCTGGTCGGGCGCCCGTCGGTCTCCCGCGGCATCCACCCGCAGGTCGACTGCGGCGCGGACACGGGCGTCTCCCGCCGGCACTGCCAGCTCAGCACGGACGGCCAGCGGTGGTGGGTCGAGGACCTGCAGTCGTCGAACGGGACGTACGTGAGCCCCGCGGGCGAGCCGCTCCCCACCGACCCGATCCCCGCCGGGCAGCGACGCGAGCTGTCCGACGGCGACCGCGTGTACCTCGGCGCGTGGACGCGCCTCGTCGTCCGCAAGGCGCTCCCGGGCGAGGTCTGA
- a CDS encoding VWA domain-containing protein, which yields MAEFAAEVYQNEFLSEGATDVHAIVTVTCTGAGSAGSVGGAGGVAEIIMVDTSGSMSGRNMEAAKHAAQVAVDQILDGTWFAIVGGSHVANRVFPYPNARMAMVQMEPGARAEAKRAISMLTPGGGTAMSTWLRLADQLFATVPQAAQRHAILLTDGKNESEPRANLSAAVRDVTGHFQCDARGVGSRWQVDELREISTALLGSVGLIADPDEIAADFETLMQASMARGVASADLRVWAPQGSQVLFVRQVAPTVEDLTHRRADVNPLTGSYPTGSWGDESRDYHVAVRVASKPVGSEQLAARVQLAVNGEVVSSGLVKAKWSDDESLTTRINPEVAHYTGQTELAAAIQEGLAAKASGDEATATVKLGRAVQLAQQTGNEEATSRLRKVVDIDNEEQGTVRLKRNTSTLDEMALDTASTKTTRVRR from the coding sequence ATGGCCGAGTTCGCCGCCGAGGTCTACCAGAACGAGTTCCTGTCCGAGGGCGCCACGGACGTCCACGCGATCGTCACCGTCACGTGCACGGGGGCCGGGAGCGCGGGGAGCGTCGGCGGCGCGGGCGGGGTCGCCGAGATCATCATGGTCGACACGTCAGGGTCGATGTCGGGCCGGAACATGGAGGCCGCGAAGCACGCCGCCCAGGTGGCCGTGGACCAGATCCTCGACGGCACGTGGTTCGCGATCGTCGGCGGCAGCCACGTCGCCAACCGCGTCTTCCCGTACCCGAACGCGCGCATGGCGATGGTCCAGATGGAGCCGGGCGCGCGCGCCGAGGCGAAGCGCGCGATCTCGATGCTCACGCCCGGCGGCGGCACGGCGATGAGCACGTGGCTGCGCCTCGCGGACCAGCTCTTCGCGACGGTCCCGCAGGCGGCGCAGCGGCACGCGATCCTCCTCACGGACGGCAAGAACGAGTCGGAGCCGCGCGCGAACCTCTCCGCCGCCGTCCGCGACGTCACCGGGCACTTCCAGTGCGACGCGCGCGGCGTCGGCTCGCGCTGGCAGGTCGACGAGCTGCGCGAGATCTCGACCGCGCTGCTCGGCTCGGTCGGCCTCATCGCGGACCCGGACGAGATCGCGGCCGACTTCGAGACGCTCATGCAGGCGTCCATGGCCCGCGGGGTGGCCTCGGCCGACCTGCGCGTGTGGGCCCCGCAGGGATCGCAGGTGCTGTTCGTGCGTCAGGTCGCGCCGACCGTCGAGGACCTCACGCACCGCCGTGCCGACGTCAACCCGCTCACCGGCTCCTACCCGACCGGCTCGTGGGGCGACGAGTCGCGCGACTACCACGTCGCCGTGCGCGTCGCCTCGAAGCCGGTCGGCTCCGAACAGCTCGCGGCGCGCGTCCAGCTCGCGGTGAACGGCGAGGTCGTCTCCTCCGGCCTGGTCAAGGCCAAGTGGTCCGACGACGAGTCGCTCACCACGCGCATCAACCCCGAGGTCGCGCACTACACGGGTCAGACCGAGCTCGCCGCGGCGATCCAGGAGGGCCTCGCGGCCAAGGCCTCGGGCGACGAGGCGACGGCGACCGTCAAGCTCGGACGCGCCGTGCAGCTCGCACAGCAGACGGGCAACGAGGAGGCGACGTCGCGGCTGCGCAAGGTCGTCGACATCGACAACGAGGAGCAGGGGACGGTGCGCCTCAAGCGGAACACCTCGACCCTCGACGAGATGGCCCTCGACACCGCCTCGACGAAGACGACCCGGGTCCGCCGGTGA